In Silene latifolia isolate original U9 population chromosome X, ASM4854445v1, whole genome shotgun sequence, the following proteins share a genomic window:
- the LOC141623673 gene encoding WD-40 repeat-containing protein MSI4-like isoform X2, with amino-acid sequence METESGGKKSNHPAGLFFRHAGHRGKVVDFHWNSIDPWTLVSVSDDCSSSAGGGTLQIWRIIDLLYRPEEEVLAELDEFRSNVAACSPTPTKDVNHSA; translated from the exons ATGGAAACAGAGAGCGGAGGTAAAAAGTCAAACCATCCTGCAGGCTTGTTTTTCAGACATGCTGGACACAG GGGCAAAGTGGTGGACTTCCACTGGAATTCGATAGATCCATGGACTCTGGTTAGTGTATCAGATGACTGTTCAAGCTCTGCTGGAGGTGGAACATTGCAG ATATGGCGTATCATAGACTTGCTGTACAGACCAGAAGAGGAAGTTTTGGCTGAGCTGGACGAGTTCAGATCCAATGTAGCCGCTTGCTCGCCTACTCCTACCAAAGACGTTAATCATTCTGCCTGA
- the LOC141623673 gene encoding WD-40 repeat-containing protein MSI4-like isoform X1, translated as MPIGRRLVRWKQRAEVKSQTILQACFSDMLDTGDRGKVVDFHWNSIDPWTLVSVSDDCSSSAGGGTLQIWRIIDLLYRPEEEVLAELDEFRSNVAACSPTPTKDVNHSA; from the exons ATGCCTATCGGACGCAG GTTAGTAAGATGGAAACAGAGAGCGGAGGTAAAAAGTCAAACCATCCTGCAGGCTTGTTTTTCAGACATGCTGGACACAG GGGATAGGGGCAAAGTGGTGGACTTCCACTGGAATTCGATAGATCCATGGACTCTGGTTAGTGTATCAGATGACTGTTCAAGCTCTGCTGGAGGTGGAACATTGCAG ATATGGCGTATCATAGACTTGCTGTACAGACCAGAAGAGGAAGTTTTGGCTGAGCTGGACGAGTTCAGATCCAATGTAGCCGCTTGCTCGCCTACTCCTACCAAAGACGTTAATCATTCTGCCTGA